In the Candidatus Saccharibacteria bacterium oral taxon 488 genome, one interval contains:
- a CDS encoding NUDIX domain-containing protein, with amino-acid sequence MSFEAKIHEAQTKILRELLFLPAANFATLQKASGLESDHIKFHIKRLVELGYVQKVDGGYCLSVKGKEYANKLDTDAGVIERQPKVAVMLVIERERNGEKQYLLQQRLKHPYYGFWGAPTGKVRWAESIVDAASRELIEETGLRGEFVHRGVYHERVRHAQTGEIIEDKIFHLMFCKVFSGKLVVQFEGGRNAWRTLDEMRDEPKKYKSFLREITACINGCGELTEIIYEYGSAEF; translated from the coding sequence ATGAGTTTTGAAGCAAAGATCCATGAGGCACAAACGAAAATTTTGCGGGAATTGTTATTTTTGCCAGCGGCTAATTTCGCAACACTACAAAAAGCGAGCGGCCTGGAAAGCGATCATATCAAATTTCATATCAAACGGCTCGTTGAGCTAGGTTATGTGCAGAAAGTCGACGGCGGGTACTGTCTCTCGGTCAAGGGCAAGGAGTACGCGAATAAGCTTGATACTGATGCCGGTGTTATTGAGCGGCAGCCAAAGGTGGCGGTTATGCTCGTTATCGAGCGTGAGCGTAATGGAGAAAAACAGTATTTATTGCAGCAGCGGCTCAAGCACCCCTACTATGGGTTTTGGGGTGCGCCTACTGGCAAAGTGCGGTGGGCCGAGTCAATCGTCGATGCGGCCTCGCGTGAATTGATTGAGGAGACGGGTTTACGGGGTGAGTTTGTTCATCGCGGGGTGTACCATGAACGTGTGCGCCATGCGCAAACAGGTGAAATTATCGAAGACAAGATCTTTCACCTGATGTTTTGCAAGGTATTTTCGGGTAAATTGGTCGTACAGTTTGAGGGCGGCAGAAATGCCTGGCGTACACTCGACGAGATGCGTGATGAGCCAAAAAAGTACAAGAGTTTTTTGCGAGAAATCACGGCGTGTATCAACGGGTGCGGCGAGTTGACTGAAATAATATATGAATATGGTAGTGCGGAGTTCTAG
- the def gene encoding peptide deformylase, with the protein MEREIKKIFTEDGRKILTQEAIPVKHEDIGSDHVQQTITDMLDTLRSQGPEGVGIAANQIGSNLAIFVIDVRPPEDAEAEPFRLVAINPKIVKYSGKPVESSNPEGCLSGVTGDPKTTPMGFTTRYPKVTLRWTDERGETHEQDFVGMFAWVIQHEIDHLKGIFFTDRIERGPRTEEAALAEFAIRSASADSTQE; encoded by the coding sequence ATGGAACGCGAAATTAAAAAAATCTTTACCGAAGATGGCCGTAAAATACTAACGCAAGAAGCGATACCGGTCAAACATGAGGACATAGGGAGCGATCATGTGCAGCAGACCATAACAGATATGCTTGATACGCTGCGTTCACAGGGTCCCGAGGGCGTAGGTATCGCTGCCAATCAAATTGGGAGCAATCTCGCGATCTTTGTTATCGATGTGCGGCCGCCCGAGGATGCTGAAGCCGAGCCATTTCGGCTCGTGGCAATTAACCCCAAGATCGTTAAATATAGCGGCAAACCTGTGGAGAGCTCAAACCCAGAGGGCTGCCTGAGCGGAGTGACGGGTGATCCCAAAACGACACCAATGGGCTTTACCACGCGTTACCCTAAGGTGACGTTGCGATGGACAGACGAGCGGGGCGAGACGCATGAACAGGACTTTGTTGGTATGTTTGCTTGGGTTATCCAGCACGAGATAGATCATCTGAAGGGTATCTTTTTTACAGACAGGATAGAACGTGGGCCGCGGACAGAGGAGGCCGCCCTGGCTGAGTTTGCGATCCGCAGCGCGTCGGCTGACAGTACTCAGGAATGA
- a CDS encoding ATP-binding cassette domain-containing protein — translation MRQQHAKTTLQLLWRASRPYKWRRNLALITATLTLAVGTIVGPLIIAQLLDMIQHGQLQTGSVWTLVILYGLSQLWSEIIGWRIVLYLMWTLETIMQRDIANKVFAKLSGETMFFHSNKFGGSLVSQNSKLSSCVERFWDELVWAVLPLVISLTGSIVILSMLLWQYALFLFMFSIIFGVAVFFGSRPMAKLSRHEAEASNKVSGNLADMVSNVLAVKSSSAEKIEQQRFDKTNRAWRKASLATMRGFLTVSSVYSTINTSIRIGAIVFAIYAAQHNIVSVAAVYLIITYTGSVARELWNMNSIMRNYNRIIGDAHEMVEILHTPTSLVDRSDKKLHVDRGVIDFDAVTFTHDEGKGATLFHNFSLHITPGEKVGLVGSSGSGKTTLTKLLLRFADIDSGTIMIDEQDIAEVTQASLRSQIAYVPQEPLLFHRSVRENIAYGKADATDAEIEQAAKKAGAYDFITQLQDGFDTLVGERGVKLSGGQRQRIAIARAIVKDAPILVLDEATSALDSESEVLIQKSLKALMKNRTSIVIAHRLSTIAKLDRIIVMHNGKIVEDGSHEQLIKHGGHYAKLWQHQSGGFIDA, via the coding sequence TTGCGACAACAACACGCAAAAACAACATTACAATTACTATGGCGAGCGTCACGTCCGTACAAATGGCGACGCAATCTAGCGCTCATTACAGCTACCTTAACCTTAGCGGTAGGTACGATTGTCGGGCCACTGATTATCGCACAGCTCCTGGATATGATTCAACATGGTCAGCTACAGACCGGCTCTGTGTGGACGCTTGTGATTCTCTATGGCCTCAGTCAACTATGGTCAGAGATTATTGGGTGGCGGATAGTACTATATTTGATGTGGACGCTAGAAACCATTATGCAGCGCGACATCGCAAACAAGGTATTCGCCAAGCTATCTGGTGAGACCATGTTTTTCCACTCCAACAAATTTGGTGGCTCGCTTGTCAGCCAAAACAGCAAGCTCAGTAGCTGTGTTGAACGATTTTGGGATGAGCTAGTATGGGCAGTACTGCCGCTGGTCATCTCACTCACCGGATCAATTGTTATCCTGTCAATGTTACTCTGGCAGTACGCACTCTTTCTATTCATGTTCTCAATCATCTTTGGCGTAGCCGTCTTCTTTGGATCGCGCCCGATGGCCAAATTAAGTAGACATGAGGCGGAGGCCAGCAACAAAGTAAGCGGCAACCTTGCTGACATGGTGTCAAATGTGCTTGCTGTCAAGTCATCCAGCGCTGAAAAAATCGAGCAGCAGCGATTTGATAAAACGAATCGTGCATGGCGCAAGGCTAGCCTGGCCACCATGCGAGGATTCCTCACTGTCAGCAGTGTTTACTCAACAATAAATACCAGCATCCGAATCGGCGCTATCGTGTTCGCTATTTATGCAGCACAGCATAATATCGTTTCGGTTGCAGCGGTGTACTTAATCATCACCTACACTGGCAGTGTCGCTCGTGAGCTGTGGAATATGAATAGCATTATGCGCAATTATAACCGTATTATTGGTGACGCCCATGAGATGGTCGAGATATTACACACACCAACATCACTTGTTGATAGAAGTGATAAAAAGCTTCATGTTGATCGCGGTGTCATTGATTTTGATGCCGTGACCTTTACGCATGACGAGGGTAAAGGCGCAACGTTGTTCCACAATTTTTCACTGCATATTACGCCGGGCGAAAAGGTCGGGTTGGTTGGTTCTAGTGGTTCGGGCAAGACGACTCTGACGAAATTGCTGCTGAGATTTGCCGACATCGACTCGGGCACAATCATGATTGACGAGCAGGACATTGCCGAGGTCACACAGGCCAGCCTCCGTTCGCAGATCGCTTACGTGCCACAGGAGCCACTGCTGTTTCACCGTTCGGTGCGTGAGAACATTGCCTATGGCAAGGCCGACGCTACTGATGCCGAGATTGAACAAGCAGCCAAAAAGGCGGGGGCCTATGATTTTATTACTCAGTTGCAGGATGGCTTTGACACACTAGTCGGTGAGCGCGGCGTAAAGTTATCGGGCGGACAGCGCCAGCGCATCGCTATCGCTCGGGCCATCGTGAAAGATGCGCCAATCTTGGTCCTCGACGAGGCGACCTCGGCGCTTGATTCTGAATCAGAAGTTCTGATCCAAAAATCACTCAAGGCACTGATGAAAAACCGTACCTCAATCGTCATCGCTCATCGACTTTCAACAATCGCCAAGCTTGATCGAATCATCGTGATGCATAATGGCAAGATAGTCGAGGATGGCTCACATGAGCAGCTCATTAAGCATGGCGGCCACTACGCAAAACTGTGGCAGCATCAATCTGGCGGCTTTATTGACGCCTAA
- a CDS encoding DedA family protein produces MHAFIDFIVHFGVVAILLVVFAESGLLFGFIFPGDSLLFTAGYMVQQHILPIDIHFFALLLSLMAILGDSVGYAFGHKVGRKLFERKNSRFFKKKYLVQAEKFYEKHGSLTVVLARFVPIVRTFAPIVAGASKMHYRTFIIFNIIGGVIWATLFTYLGFFAGKALTDAGVNIEVAALIIIFLSVLPMIIHALKQEHTRAALRQQVSVLLGETRRKKQ; encoded by the coding sequence ATGCACGCGTTTATTGATTTTATTGTTCATTTTGGTGTTGTCGCGATTTTGCTGGTTGTCTTCGCCGAATCGGGCCTACTCTTTGGTTTCATCTTTCCGGGTGACAGTCTGCTGTTCACGGCTGGCTATATGGTGCAGCAGCATATTCTACCAATTGACATCCACTTCTTTGCGCTGTTACTCTCGCTAATGGCTATCCTTGGCGATAGCGTCGGTTACGCATTTGGACATAAAGTTGGCCGTAAATTATTTGAACGCAAAAACTCTCGCTTCTTTAAGAAGAAATATCTCGTGCAAGCCGAAAAGTTTTACGAAAAGCATGGTTCACTTACTGTGGTGCTGGCGCGGTTTGTACCGATTGTGCGTACGTTTGCGCCAATCGTGGCCGGCGCTAGCAAGATGCACTATCGAACTTTTATTATTTTTAATATTATCGGTGGCGTTATTTGGGCCACACTTTTCACCTACCTCGGATTCTTTGCTGGCAAGGCGCTTACCGACGCTGGTGTTAATATAGAAGTCGCCGCACTAATTATCATCTTCTTGTCAGTGCTGCCAATGATCATTCATGCCCTCAAGCAGGAGCACACTCGCGCGGCGCTACGCCAACAAGTATCAGTCCTGCTCGGCGAGACTCGCCGCAAAAAGCAATAA
- the uvrA gene encoding excinuclease ABC subunit UvrA, which yields MPEVIRVKGAREHNLKNIDVEIPRDKLVVITGLSGSGKSSLAFDTIYAEGQRRYVESLSSYARQFLGIMDKPDVDSIEGLSPAISIDQKSTSRNPRSTVATVTEIYDYLRLLFARIGTPHCPALRPDGTRCHKPVSRRTAEAIIQEIAKQYEGKRLLLLAPIVKNKKGEFAHIPEQYRRLGYARVRVDGVVYALDEFPQLQKSYKHSVELVVDRLVVNNDLTSRLSQSVEQALELGQGVVEVLDADTDELKTFSQRYACVDHPDEEIPELEPRLFSFNAPQGACPSCTGLGSRLEVDPNLVLNENLTIAEGAIRPYNRINVDNFYMRKISAVAEAHGFSIRTPVGQLSDEARQKVLYGTGDQKYPVQLGNGRHYDTTYEGVIPNLERRWKETDSEFMRKDIERFMRQRDCYVCGGARLKPVVLAVAVQGLNIMDICDLGVDDALDLFTHKLTLNDQQAMIARLILKEITARLGFMSNVGLNYLELGRAANTLSGGEAQRIRLATQIGSGLQGVLYVLDEPSIGLHQRDNDRLIATLKRLRDLGNTVLVVEHDEDTIRQSDFLIDMGPGAGVHGGSVVALGSPEEVAKCADSVTGRYLSGAEKIAVPKHRRQVDAGRQLIVRGARENNLKHIDVAFPLGLITVVSGVSGSGKSTLVNDIVAKELAARLNRASDVPGAHDKIEGIKQLDKAIVIDQSPIGRTPRSNPATYTGIFTPIRELFASTPEANVRGYKAGRFSFNVKGGRCENCQGDGMIKIEMHFLPDVYVQCDECHGQRYNREALEIKYKNKTIADVLNMTVEQAADFFDSVPNIARKLQTLVEVGLGYIKLGQPATTFSGGEAQRIKLATELSRRSTGKTMYILDEPTTGLHSADVKRLLGILQQLVDGGNSMIIIEHNLDVIKSADWIIDMGPEGGLGGGTVVASGTPEEVANVPESFTGMYLKSLL from the coding sequence ATGCCAGAGGTAATTCGCGTCAAGGGCGCTCGTGAACATAATCTGAAAAACATTGACGTGGAGATCCCGCGCGATAAATTAGTGGTGATCACTGGTCTCAGTGGCAGTGGTAAGTCGTCGCTAGCGTTTGATACGATTTACGCCGAGGGGCAGCGCCGCTATGTTGAAAGTCTGTCGAGTTATGCGCGGCAATTTTTAGGCATTATGGATAAACCGGATGTTGATAGCATCGAGGGGTTGAGTCCGGCAATCTCAATTGACCAAAAATCAACCAGCCGCAATCCGCGCTCGACTGTGGCAACGGTAACTGAGATTTATGATTATTTGCGCCTCCTATTTGCGCGGATTGGTACACCACATTGTCCGGCTCTTAGGCCAGACGGCACGCGCTGCCATAAACCAGTGTCGCGCCGTACAGCCGAGGCGATCATTCAGGAGATCGCCAAGCAATATGAGGGTAAGCGATTGCTGCTGCTCGCACCAATTGTCAAAAATAAGAAGGGTGAATTTGCGCATATTCCAGAGCAGTATCGGCGGTTAGGTTACGCCCGGGTGCGCGTGGATGGCGTGGTGTATGCGCTGGATGAGTTTCCGCAGTTACAGAAAAGCTACAAGCACAGCGTTGAGTTAGTGGTTGATCGCCTAGTGGTGAACAATGACCTGACTAGCCGGTTGAGCCAGAGCGTCGAGCAGGCACTGGAGCTTGGCCAGGGCGTGGTTGAGGTGTTGGATGCTGATACGGATGAATTAAAGACGTTTTCGCAGCGTTATGCCTGTGTTGATCATCCGGATGAGGAGATTCCAGAGCTTGAGCCGCGTCTATTTAGTTTTAATGCACCGCAAGGGGCCTGTCCGAGCTGTACTGGACTAGGTAGCCGGCTGGAGGTCGATCCTAATTTAGTACTGAATGAGAATCTGACGATTGCCGAGGGTGCGATTCGGCCATACAACCGGATCAATGTCGATAACTTTTACATGCGCAAGATTTCGGCGGTAGCCGAGGCGCATGGTTTCAGTATCCGGACACCGGTCGGGCAGTTGTCTGATGAGGCGCGCCAGAAGGTACTCTACGGTACGGGCGATCAGAAATATCCAGTACAGCTTGGCAATGGGCGGCATTACGATACAACCTATGAAGGAGTGATTCCCAATTTGGAGCGGCGCTGGAAAGAAACCGATAGCGAATTTATGCGTAAGGACATTGAGCGGTTTATGCGCCAGCGGGATTGTTATGTTTGCGGCGGTGCGCGGCTGAAGCCGGTTGTCCTGGCGGTAGCGGTGCAGGGTCTGAATATTATGGATATTTGCGATCTTGGCGTTGATGACGCGCTTGATTTGTTCACTCACAAGTTAACATTAAACGATCAGCAGGCAATGATCGCGCGGCTTATTTTGAAAGAGATTACCGCCCGCCTCGGCTTTATGAGTAATGTCGGGCTGAACTATTTGGAGTTAGGGCGCGCGGCTAATACACTAAGCGGTGGCGAGGCGCAGCGAATTCGGCTGGCGACACAAATTGGTAGCGGCCTGCAGGGTGTGCTGTATGTGCTGGATGAGCCATCAATTGGCCTACATCAGCGCGATAATGATCGGCTGATTGCTACCCTGAAGCGTCTGCGCGACCTCGGTAATACAGTGCTGGTAGTCGAGCATGACGAAGATACCATTCGCCAGAGTGACTTTTTGATTGATATGGGCCCAGGCGCTGGTGTGCATGGCGGCTCGGTGGTGGCACTGGGTTCTCCTGAAGAGGTAGCCAAATGTGCAGATAGCGTGACTGGCCGGTATCTGTCGGGTGCAGAAAAAATTGCCGTACCAAAACATCGCCGCCAGGTTGATGCCGGCCGCCAGCTGATCGTCCGCGGCGCTCGTGAGAATAATTTGAAGCATATCGACGTGGCGTTCCCCTTGGGCCTGATAACAGTGGTGTCAGGTGTCTCAGGTAGCGGTAAGTCGACGTTGGTTAATGATATTGTTGCCAAGGAATTAGCAGCACGGCTCAATCGAGCCAGTGATGTGCCAGGGGCACACGATAAAATTGAGGGTATCAAGCAGCTAGACAAAGCCATCGTCATTGATCAGTCACCAATTGGCCGCACACCGCGCTCCAACCCGGCGACCTACACTGGTATTTTTACGCCAATTCGTGAACTGTTTGCCAGCACCCCTGAGGCTAATGTCCGCGGTTATAAAGCGGGTCGGTTCAGCTTTAATGTTAAGGGCGGCCGCTGCGAAAATTGCCAAGGCGACGGTATGATCAAGATTGAAATGCATTTCTTGCCGGATGTCTACGTCCAGTGCGACGAATGCCATGGCCAGCGCTATAACCGTGAGGCGTTGGAAATTAAGTATAAAAATAAGACGATTGCTGACGTGCTGAACATGACAGTTGAGCAGGCAGCCGATTTCTTTGATAGCGTACCAAATATCGCTCGGAAACTACAAACGCTGGTGGAAGTTGGCCTTGGTTATATCAAGCTCGGTCAGCCGGCAACCACCTTTTCGGGCGGCGAGGCGCAGCGGATTAAACTGGCGACGGAACTGTCCAGGCGCTCGACGGGCAAGACGATGTACATTCTGGACGAGCCGACAACTGGGCTACATTCTGCCGACGTCAAGCGGCTGCTGGGGATTTTGCAACAACTGGTTGACGGTGGTAATAGCATGATTATTATTGAGCACAATTTGGATGTCATCAAATCGGCTGACTGGATTATCGATATGGGGCCTGAGGGTGGCCTCGGCGGCGGTACGGTGGTGGCAAGCGGCACGCCAGAAGAAGTCGCCAACGTGCCAGAATCATTTACTGGTATGTATCTGAAAAGTTTGCTCTAG
- a CDS encoding FtsX-like permease family protein, producing MQRLVIAKQLGGVQREKRYAALRLIGATKKQVTRVILLESLIASIVGVVIGLVAFWLFQAPLQNFEMGGVRFWPADLQLTWLQYLLIIALTLALTIGVSWRRMRRAQISPLGVARTQEKVKKLRIWRVLPLAIGLGIFAWASTPAGHQWLHEQADSSLGAMMVLAAGVMLVMFGLVLAGGWLTNCIARWCARWARSGLVLIASKRIAVHSRAVFRSVSGVVLALSAGSFYLTAVSGIEMLSASSVNNNGYSQLKGNTAIIIGDSLPQSMQQMLNRQQYIVNSAAVYPLEKGHAMRCSDLASYTEHTCPSGARPDQFALINFDAPVTKSVTLMDTVETKGNVNYLVTLQNAVDVDQLRGLVGERLQSANPMWIVSGTDAKRPAINPVIKNFADLAYVGMGVTLFVAVASLIVSTIGGLLERRRSLFTLRLGGMKLSQLKRLIGFESLVPLVSVSLLSCAIGVWMGLVFISILPTSLKPVITPLYCLIVGAGLAMAIVGIYIILPMIKKLTSPEANQTE from the coding sequence ATGCAACGGCTGGTCATCGCCAAACAATTAGGTGGCGTACAGCGTGAGAAACGCTATGCAGCCTTGCGGTTGATTGGCGCCACAAAAAAGCAAGTGACACGCGTGATTCTCCTCGAGTCACTCATAGCCTCAATTGTCGGAGTTGTTATCGGTCTCGTAGCGTTTTGGCTGTTTCAAGCACCGCTACAGAATTTTGAGATGGGTGGTGTACGATTCTGGCCGGCCGATTTGCAGCTAACCTGGCTACAGTATCTGTTAATCATTGCATTGACACTGGCGTTAACTATTGGTGTGAGCTGGCGGCGGATGCGGCGAGCACAGATTTCACCGCTTGGCGTAGCCCGGACACAAGAAAAAGTAAAGAAGTTGCGCATTTGGCGAGTACTGCCACTAGCAATAGGTCTTGGTATCTTTGCCTGGGCCTCAACCCCTGCGGGACATCAGTGGCTTCATGAGCAAGCAGATAGTTCATTAGGAGCAATGATGGTGCTCGCAGCGGGAGTGATGCTTGTTATGTTTGGCCTGGTATTGGCCGGTGGTTGGCTGACGAATTGTATCGCACGATGGTGTGCTCGGTGGGCACGCAGCGGTTTGGTGTTGATCGCAAGTAAGCGCATTGCGGTACATTCACGGGCTGTATTTCGCAGCGTCAGTGGCGTCGTCTTGGCACTATCTGCAGGGAGTTTTTATCTAACGGCAGTTAGTGGCATTGAAATGCTGAGCGCATCATCAGTTAATAATAATGGCTACTCACAGCTGAAGGGTAATACCGCGATAATTATCGGTGATTCACTGCCGCAGTCAATGCAGCAAATGCTTAATAGGCAGCAATATATCGTAAATAGTGCAGCAGTATATCCTCTCGAAAAAGGCCACGCTATGCGGTGTAGCGATTTAGCATCATACACTGAGCATACGTGCCCAAGTGGTGCTCGTCCAGATCAATTTGCACTCATTAATTTTGATGCGCCAGTTACGAAGTCGGTGACATTGATGGATACTGTTGAGACAAAGGGTAACGTTAATTATCTCGTAACTCTACAAAATGCAGTTGATGTTGATCAGTTACGAGGCCTAGTTGGCGAGCGGCTACAGTCAGCCAATCCAATGTGGATCGTTAGTGGTACTGATGCTAAACGGCCAGCCATTAATCCAGTCATCAAAAACTTCGCTGATCTTGCCTATGTTGGTATGGGCGTGACACTGTTTGTCGCTGTGGCAAGTTTAATTGTATCGACGATTGGTGGACTCTTGGAGCGACGGAGATCACTGTTTACGTTGCGACTAGGTGGGATGAAACTCAGTCAACTAAAGCGCCTTATCGGCTTTGAGTCATTAGTGCCGTTGGTGAGTGTCTCCCTACTCTCGTGTGCTATCGGTGTGTGGATGGGCTTGGTATTTATTAGTATTCTTCCAACCTCGCTAAAGCCAGTTATCACACCATTATATTGCCTGATTGTTGGCGCTGGATTAGCAATGGCCATTGTCGGTATCTATATCATATTGCCAATGATCAAGAAGCTGACATCACCAGAAGCAAATCAGACTGAGTAA
- a CDS encoding ATP-binding cassette domain-containing protein, with translation MGKPIISARNIKKSFGQAQALRGVSLDVMAGEVLAIMGPSGSGKSTLLHSLAAVIGVDSGEIHFDGHRIDAMNDDKRSILRRTRFGFVFQFGQLVPELTSLDNVALPLLLNGAKRQEAYKQAEHWLKAVGLSDKAGSMLGELSGGQMQRVAIARAMVTNPTVLFADEPTGSLDSLNSEKITELFIATAKEHGTTVIMVTHEPTIAAYADREIIVRDGQIASAGHVQSVSSDAHSRRVI, from the coding sequence ATGGGCAAGCCAATTATTAGTGCGAGGAATATCAAGAAATCATTTGGACAGGCGCAAGCGCTGCGTGGTGTATCGCTTGATGTTATGGCCGGCGAGGTGCTAGCAATTATGGGGCCAAGTGGCTCGGGCAAATCAACATTATTGCACAGTCTAGCAGCGGTTATCGGTGTTGATAGTGGCGAGATTCATTTTGATGGTCACCGTATTGATGCAATGAATGATGATAAACGTAGTATCTTGCGGCGGACTCGCTTTGGTTTCGTTTTTCAGTTTGGACAGCTCGTGCCAGAATTGACCAGTCTCGATAATGTAGCCCTGCCTCTGCTGCTCAATGGTGCTAAGCGACAGGAGGCTTACAAGCAAGCTGAGCACTGGCTCAAAGCGGTCGGACTCAGCGACAAGGCTGGCAGCATGCTTGGTGAATTATCGGGTGGTCAGATGCAACGTGTAGCGATTGCTCGTGCTATGGTGACCAATCCAACCGTACTGTTTGCCGACGAGCCAACCGGATCGTTGGATAGCCTTAACTCGGAGAAGATTACGGAGTTATTTATTGCAACCGCTAAAGAGCATGGAACAACGGTTATCATGGTGACCCATGAACCGACGATTGCTGCGTATGCAGACCGTGAGATCATTGTTCGTGATGGTCAAATTGCAAGCGCTGGACATGTACAATCAGTGAGCTCTGATGCTCATAGCAGGAGGGTTATATAA
- a CDS encoding ketopantoate reductase, which translates to MRYLIYGAGTIGLTYAHLLAVHHDVDVLVLPERYEEVSQGVPLAIKDLRQRDNTYQSTVFYPQCVTSPVGYYDVILVTVNRCQLQSVLPILAKYQPKARWIGFMQNNWNLASEVDQYISPDDYFIAFPSSIGGGRDNNGVKVIIFPTPTRVGGARAGAKLFMQHLKEAGVASSYDARLLDWMKVHYLQQSATAGAIASSGSFSALTHDPGAIRQLIMALRDGMSLCRHQGVAVWRVFPFNVLSMMPLRVATAIMRHALQQPDVVDMVTGHMKHGFNEWLAGYDEVLADGRRLGVLMPAWQAYNPAVQRYKTTIH; encoded by the coding sequence ATGCGGTACTTAATTTATGGTGCGGGAACAATCGGTCTGACGTATGCACATTTATTAGCGGTACACCATGATGTGGATGTGCTCGTATTGCCTGAGCGGTATGAAGAGGTGTCGCAAGGCGTGCCACTTGCTATAAAGGATTTGCGTCAGCGTGACAATACGTATCAGTCGACGGTATTTTACCCACAGTGTGTCACATCGCCAGTAGGTTATTACGACGTTATATTAGTAACGGTTAATCGCTGTCAACTTCAATCGGTACTGCCGATACTAGCAAAGTATCAGCCGAAGGCTAGGTGGATTGGATTTATGCAAAATAATTGGAATCTGGCCAGTGAGGTTGATCAATATATATCGCCTGATGATTATTTTATTGCCTTCCCTTCCAGTATTGGCGGTGGGCGAGATAATAATGGCGTGAAGGTTATTATATTTCCAACACCGACGCGGGTTGGTGGTGCAAGGGCGGGAGCAAAGTTATTCATGCAGCACTTAAAAGAAGCTGGGGTAGCGAGCAGCTATGATGCTCGTCTGCTTGATTGGATGAAAGTTCATTATCTCCAGCAATCAGCAACTGCTGGCGCCATAGCTAGTAGTGGCAGTTTTTCGGCATTAACGCATGATCCAGGGGCGATTCGTCAGCTAATTATGGCACTTCGTGACGGTATGTCTCTATGTCGTCACCAAGGTGTTGCGGTGTGGCGAGTTTTCCCTTTCAATGTACTATCAATGATGCCGCTAAGGGTAGCTACTGCAATAATGCGGCATGCACTTCAACAGCCCGATGTAGTCGATATGGTAACGGGTCATATGAAGCACGGATTTAACGAATGGCTAGCTGGGTATGATGAAGTATTGGCTGACGGCAGGCGGTTAGGGGTTTTGATGCCGGCATGGCAGGCATATAATCCGGCTGTTCAGCGCTATAAGACAACTATACACTAA